Proteins encoded in a region of the Rutidosis leptorrhynchoides isolate AG116_Rl617_1_P2 chromosome 9, CSIRO_AGI_Rlap_v1, whole genome shotgun sequence genome:
- the LOC139866363 gene encoding uncharacterized protein isoform X2 codes for MKETSISKNLGSLANIRSASHDWPTPPIPLNLPRSDLLVGDWKAAKIILDKRPELVRFSITETCETVLHIAVLGKSYWFVEYLVSLMEKEDMELQNVNGQTALCLAAMAGNVKIATILVKKNHALLDIPDSRGNLPLYMASLYGKHEMVKYLYLNSHKMTGDFWTHHNRVCVLVTSVESNLFDVALQIVTDCPELAINGSVLALLARKPYAFDAVRTNRIWQIISSLCHLKVRIPDLESDALQLLRIIWAEIVKLPKAQIDDIIRGPPDQTKGDEKQTRSEKEQQETLLLLRTISDNIANIPTKIYNLFKGPPDEKENTWKDAKPKYTSRVLFLAAEMGNTAFIAEVIRQYPHLVREVNDNNQSIFHVAVSHRHEGIFNLLYDIGSLRNLIITLEDNNGNNMLHLAGESAMINRLQNIPGVGLQLHLETLWFKEVEAMLPPPFREKKNAAGLTPHEVFTKNHKELFSKGEEWMKETAAQLMVVASLIATITFAAAFTFPGGYDQVTGIPIFLRKDLSKVFIIFDGLSFITATTSILMVLSILGSDYTEHDFMISLPQQLMLCLASLFLSIATMILTFIINFLILYQKDSRWIPIFISSFAVVTYMIFGSPKFPLVGRFLYGSRFLFQRERRMLKKPIF; via the exons ATGAAGGAAACGTCTATATCTAAGAACCTGGGTTCACTGGCTAACATTAGGAGCGCTTCACATGATTGGCCAACACCACCAATTCCTCTTAATCTTCCTCGTTCAGATCTACTTGTTG GTGATTGGAAAGCAGCTAAAATCATCCTAGACAAACGTCCCGAGCTCGTACGGTTTAGTATCACGGAAACTTGCGAAACCGTACTTCACATTGCAGTATTGGGAAAATCATACTGGTTTGTTGAATATCTGGTGAGTTTGATGGAAAAAGAGGACATGGAACTTCAAAATGTGAACGGTCAAACCGCGCTCTGTTTAGCAGCTATGGCCGGTAATGTTAAAATAGCGACAATTTTGGTTAAAAAGAATCATGCCTTGCTTGATATCCCTGATAGTCGAGGCAATTTGCCACTTTATATGGCCTCTTTATATGGAAAGCATGAAATGGTAAAGTATTTGTATCTTAATTCTCATAAAATGACTGGTGATTTCTGGACACATCACAATCGAGTTTGTGTTCTTGTGACATCGGTTGAGTCCAATTTATTTG ATGTTGCATTACAAATTGTGACTGACTGTCCTGAACTTGCCATAAATGGGAGTGTGCTCGCACTATTGGCCCGAAAACCTTATGCATTTGATGCTGTACGGACTAATCGTATCTGGCAAATCATATCTTCCT TATGTCATCTGAAGGTTAGAATTCCTGATTTGGAAAGTGATGCCCTGCAGTTACTACGAATCATTTGGGCCGAAATTGTAAAACTACCCAAGGCTCAAATTGATGACATAATCAGAGGACCACCTGACCAAACTAAAGGAGATGAAAAACAAACACGTTCCGAAAAAGAACAACAAGAAACACTGCTACTGTTAAGAACCATTTCCGACAACATTGCAAACATCCCTACAAAAATATATAACCTCTTTAAAGGACCTCCCGATGAAAAGGAAAACACGTGGAAAGATGCAAAGCCAAAGTACACTTCGAGAGTATTATTTCTTGCAGCAGAAATGGGGAACACTGCGTTTATAGCCGAAGTTATTCGACAATATCCACATTTAGTTCGGGAAGTAAATGATAATAATCAAAGTATATTCCATGTTGCTGTCTCGCATCGCCATGAGGGTATTTTTAATCTGTTGTATGACATAGGATCACTTAGGAATTTGATAATTACACTTGAAGATAACAATGGGAACAATATGTTGCATTTAGCTGGGGAAAGTGCAATGATAAATAGACTACAGAACATCCCGGGAGTGGGTTTGCAACTGCACTTGGAAACATTATGGTTCAAG GAAGTAGAAGCAATGCTACCTCCTCCTTTTCGAGAGAAGAAGAACGCGGCCGGATTAACACCACATGAAGTATTCACCAAGAACCACAAAGAACTATTTTCCAAAGGTGAAGAATGGATGAAAGAAACAGCTGCTCAGTTAATGGTGGTGGCATCACTAATAGCCACTATCACATTTGCAGCCGCATTTACGTTCCCAGGCGGATACGATCAAGTAACTGGAATACCAATATTCCTACGAAAAGATCTTTCCAAAGTGTTCATAATATTTGATGGTTTGTCATTTATAACCGCTACAACATCAATCCTCATGGTATTATCGATTCTCGGGTCTGATTACACCGAACATGATTTCATGATTtcgttaccacaacaactcatgtTGTGTCTCGCATCACTTTTCCTATCTATAGCGACCATGATTCTCACTTTCATTATCAACTTTTTAATACTTTATCAAAAGGACTCTAGATGGATACCGATTTTCATCAGCTCGTTTGCTGTTGTCACGTACATGATATTTGGTAGCCCAAAGTTTCCGCTTGTTGGTCGATTTCTATATGGTTCTAGATTTCTTTTTCAAAGGGAGAGACGAATGCTTAAGAAACCAATTTTTTAG
- the LOC139866363 gene encoding uncharacterized protein isoform X1, translated as MKETSISKNLGSLANIRSASHDWPTPPIPLNLPRSDLLVGREDYNEILVPSYKATITGDWKAAKIILDKRPELVRFSITETCETVLHIAVLGKSYWFVEYLVSLMEKEDMELQNVNGQTALCLAAMAGNVKIATILVKKNHALLDIPDSRGNLPLYMASLYGKHEMVKYLYLNSHKMTGDFWTHHNRVCVLVTSVESNLFDVALQIVTDCPELAINGSVLALLARKPYAFDAVRTNRIWQIISSLCHLKVRIPDLESDALQLLRIIWAEIVKLPKAQIDDIIRGPPDQTKGDEKQTRSEKEQQETLLLLRTISDNIANIPTKIYNLFKGPPDEKENTWKDAKPKYTSRVLFLAAEMGNTAFIAEVIRQYPHLVREVNDNNQSIFHVAVSHRHEGIFNLLYDIGSLRNLIITLEDNNGNNMLHLAGESAMINRLQNIPGVGLQLHLETLWFKEVEAMLPPPFREKKNAAGLTPHEVFTKNHKELFSKGEEWMKETAAQLMVVASLIATITFAAAFTFPGGYDQVTGIPIFLRKDLSKVFIIFDGLSFITATTSILMVLSILGSDYTEHDFMISLPQQLMLCLASLFLSIATMILTFIINFLILYQKDSRWIPIFISSFAVVTYMIFGSPKFPLVGRFLYGSRFLFQRERRMLKKPIF; from the exons ATGAAGGAAACGTCTATATCTAAGAACCTGGGTTCACTGGCTAACATTAGGAGCGCTTCACATGATTGGCCAACACCACCAATTCCTCTTAATCTTCCTCGTTCAGATCTACTTGTTG GAAGAGAAGACTACAATGAGATTTTGGTTCCCTCATATAAAGCAACGATAACAGGTGATTGGAAAGCAGCTAAAATCATCCTAGACAAACGTCCCGAGCTCGTACGGTTTAGTATCACGGAAACTTGCGAAACCGTACTTCACATTGCAGTATTGGGAAAATCATACTGGTTTGTTGAATATCTGGTGAGTTTGATGGAAAAAGAGGACATGGAACTTCAAAATGTGAACGGTCAAACCGCGCTCTGTTTAGCAGCTATGGCCGGTAATGTTAAAATAGCGACAATTTTGGTTAAAAAGAATCATGCCTTGCTTGATATCCCTGATAGTCGAGGCAATTTGCCACTTTATATGGCCTCTTTATATGGAAAGCATGAAATGGTAAAGTATTTGTATCTTAATTCTCATAAAATGACTGGTGATTTCTGGACACATCACAATCGAGTTTGTGTTCTTGTGACATCGGTTGAGTCCAATTTATTTG ATGTTGCATTACAAATTGTGACTGACTGTCCTGAACTTGCCATAAATGGGAGTGTGCTCGCACTATTGGCCCGAAAACCTTATGCATTTGATGCTGTACGGACTAATCGTATCTGGCAAATCATATCTTCCT TATGTCATCTGAAGGTTAGAATTCCTGATTTGGAAAGTGATGCCCTGCAGTTACTACGAATCATTTGGGCCGAAATTGTAAAACTACCCAAGGCTCAAATTGATGACATAATCAGAGGACCACCTGACCAAACTAAAGGAGATGAAAAACAAACACGTTCCGAAAAAGAACAACAAGAAACACTGCTACTGTTAAGAACCATTTCCGACAACATTGCAAACATCCCTACAAAAATATATAACCTCTTTAAAGGACCTCCCGATGAAAAGGAAAACACGTGGAAAGATGCAAAGCCAAAGTACACTTCGAGAGTATTATTTCTTGCAGCAGAAATGGGGAACACTGCGTTTATAGCCGAAGTTATTCGACAATATCCACATTTAGTTCGGGAAGTAAATGATAATAATCAAAGTATATTCCATGTTGCTGTCTCGCATCGCCATGAGGGTATTTTTAATCTGTTGTATGACATAGGATCACTTAGGAATTTGATAATTACACTTGAAGATAACAATGGGAACAATATGTTGCATTTAGCTGGGGAAAGTGCAATGATAAATAGACTACAGAACATCCCGGGAGTGGGTTTGCAACTGCACTTGGAAACATTATGGTTCAAG GAAGTAGAAGCAATGCTACCTCCTCCTTTTCGAGAGAAGAAGAACGCGGCCGGATTAACACCACATGAAGTATTCACCAAGAACCACAAAGAACTATTTTCCAAAGGTGAAGAATGGATGAAAGAAACAGCTGCTCAGTTAATGGTGGTGGCATCACTAATAGCCACTATCACATTTGCAGCCGCATTTACGTTCCCAGGCGGATACGATCAAGTAACTGGAATACCAATATTCCTACGAAAAGATCTTTCCAAAGTGTTCATAATATTTGATGGTTTGTCATTTATAACCGCTACAACATCAATCCTCATGGTATTATCGATTCTCGGGTCTGATTACACCGAACATGATTTCATGATTtcgttaccacaacaactcatgtTGTGTCTCGCATCACTTTTCCTATCTATAGCGACCATGATTCTCACTTTCATTATCAACTTTTTAATACTTTATCAAAAGGACTCTAGATGGATACCGATTTTCATCAGCTCGTTTGCTGTTGTCACGTACATGATATTTGGTAGCCCAAAGTTTCCGCTTGTTGGTCGATTTCTATATGGTTCTAGATTTCTTTTTCAAAGGGAGAGACGAATGCTTAAGAAACCAATTTTTTAG